A single genomic interval of Isorropodon fossajaponicum endosymbiont JTNG4 harbors:
- a CDS encoding NGG1p interacting factor NIF3: MFQISFYVPETKLELIKNAMFEAGAGRFNDYENCTWQTIGMGQFKPIKNANPAIGCLDKLETVKEYKVEMICASNHLSSVISAMKSAHPYEQVAYAVIKMENQ, encoded by the coding sequence ATGTTTCAAATCAGTTTTTATGTCCCTGAAACAAAACTAGAACTTATAAAAAATGCCATGTTTGAAGCAGGTGCTGGCAGGTTTAATGATTATGAAAATTGCACCTGGCAAACGATTGGCATGGGTCAATTTAAACCCATTAAAAATGCCAATCCTGCAATTGGGTGTTTGGATAAACTTGAAACTGTTAAAGAATACAAAGTAGAGATGATATGTGCAAGCAATCATCTTAGCTCAGTTATCAGTGCTATGAAGTCTGCACACCCTTACGAGCAAGTGGCTTACGCTGTTATTAAAATGGAAAATCAATGA
- a CDS encoding DNA alkylation repair protein → MSSDKIISQLKSFATEQRRQTNEWFFKTGKGEYSEFDQFMGVRMPQIRQVAKQYFEGIAYAEIDKLIHHPIHEIRHCGLIILVNKYQSDDETSVFKYYLKNINSVNNWDLVDTTTPHIVGDYIYHHQDQLPLLFEFSKSNDLWEKRIAIVATFAFIKQGEFEPTFKIAKALLADTHDLIHKAIGWMLRGVYKKDHQATQLFLQENYKQLPRTTLRYAIERMTDNQRLLYFKGKF, encoded by the coding sequence ATGAGCAGTGATAAGATTATCTCGCAACTAAAATCTTTTGCAACCGAGCAAAGACGACAAACCAATGAGTGGTTTTTTAAAACTGGTAAGGGTGAGTATTCTGAGTTTGACCAATTTATGGGTGTGCGTATGCCTCAAATTAGGCAAGTTGCTAAGCAGTATTTTGAAGGTATTGCTTATGCTGAAATAGACAAACTCATTCATCATCCCATTCATGAAATACGCCACTGTGGTTTGATTATATTAGTGAATAAATATCAATCGGATGATGAGACCTCTGTTTTTAAGTATTATCTAAAAAATATCAACTCGGTTAATAATTGGGATTTGGTTGATACCACCACGCCTCATATTGTGGGGGATTATATTTACCACCACCAAGACCAATTGCCCTTGTTGTTTGAGTTTTCAAAATCCAATGATTTATGGGAGAAACGTATTGCCATTGTCGCTACCTTTGCTTTTATTAAGCAAGGTGAATTTGAACCCACTTTTAAAATTGCCAAAGCCTTATTGGCTGATACTCATGATTTAATTCACAAAGCTATTGGCTGGATGCTTAGGGGAGTGTACAAAAAAGACCATCAAGCAACACAGCTATTTTTGCAAGAAAATTACAAGCAATTACCCAGAACGACTTTAAGATATGCCATAGAGCGCATGACTGATAACCAAAGATTGCTCTATTTTAAAGGTAAATTTTAA
- the msrA gene encoding peptide-methionine (S)-S-oxide reductase MsrA: MQIAYFAGGCFWCVEAIFQRIEGVVKLTSGYCNGNTVDPTYQDICTGATGHAEVVKIEFDESKVSFKTLLNVFFETHDPTTLNQQGSDRGTQYRSAIFYTNDEQQSQAIDMINHMSDKIVTQFIKLDVFYPAENYHQNYFNDNSLQPYCQMLIAPKLAKYFN, translated from the coding sequence ATGCAAATAGCCTACTTTGCTGGTGGATGTTTTTGGTGTGTTGAAGCAATTTTTCAACGCATTGAAGGGGTTGTTAAGCTCACCTCTGGTTATTGCAATGGCAACACTGTCGATCCTACTTATCAAGATATTTGTACAGGTGCAACTGGGCATGCTGAGGTGGTTAAAATTGAGTTTGATGAGTCAAAAGTATCTTTCAAGACATTACTAAACGTTTTTTTTGAAACGCACGACCCGACCACACTAAACCAACAAGGTAGTGATCGTGGCACGCAGTATCGTTCTGCCATTTTTTATACCAACGACGAGCAACAATCACAAGCAATTGATATGATTAATCATATGAGTGATAAGATTGTAACGCAATTTATAAAACTGGATGTGTTTTATCCCGCTGAAAATTATCACCAAAACTATTTTAATGACAATTCATTACAACCTTATTGCCAAATGCTAATCGCACCCAAACTAGCCAAATACTTTAACTAA
- a CDS encoding HesA/MoeB/ThiF family protein, translated as MNDQELLRYSRQILLPQISIEGQQTLKDATLLLIGVGGLGSPSALYLAAAGIGHLIIADFDEVELSNLQRQIIHFTDDIGRKKVDSAKDKMLAINPNIKVTTIEKLNQDNLNGWVAKADVVLDGTDNFDTRFKVNKACVVQKTPLVSAAVIRFEGQLSVFKGYEQTQPCYQCLYSVEGNSDENCTSNGILSPVAGMMGSLQALQAIKVLLNLGEQLVGKLMLIDALDLSFRKIKINKDESCKICAHGA; from the coding sequence ATGAACGACCAAGAACTGCTTAGATATTCTCGCCAAATACTACTACCCCAAATCAGCATTGAAGGGCAACAAACCCTTAAAGATGCCACTTTATTGTTAATTGGCGTAGGTGGCTTGGGTTCGCCCAGCGCCCTATATTTAGCTGCTGCTGGTATTGGGCATTTAATCATTGCTGATTTTGATGAAGTTGAATTGTCAAATTTGCAACGGCAAATCATCCACTTTACAGACGATATCGGTAGAAAAAAAGTCGATTCTGCCAAAGATAAAATGCTTGCTATTAATCCCAACATAAAAGTTACTACGATTGAAAAACTAAATCAAGATAATCTTAATGGTTGGGTGGCTAAAGCCGATGTGGTTTTAGATGGTACGGATAATTTTGACACCCGCTTTAAAGTTAACAAGGCTTGTGTTGTACAAAAAACACCCTTAGTATCAGCAGCAGTCATCCGCTTTGAGGGGCAATTGTCCGTATTTAAAGGTTACGAACAAACACAGCCTTGCTACCAATGCTTGTATTCAGTTGAAGGAAATTCTGATGAGAATTGTACCAGTAATGGCATACTATCACCCGTTGCAGGCATGATGGGCTCGTTGCAAGCCTTGCAAGCCATCAAAGTCCTTTTAAATTTGGGCGAGCAATTAGTGGGAAAATTAATGCTAATTGATGCGCTAGACCTTTCTTTTAGAAAAATTAAAATAAACAAAGACGAGTCTTGTAAAATCTGTGCTCACGGGGCGTAG
- a CDS encoding Fic family protein encodes MIFEKYFNMRLNEISQKDIDIAVKNLKEKGLKSATINRKTTTLKAMFSRAKRGGFLVANVEIEKIPELKSKPPKYYSKKELKMIYEFDKETEHWWKFLANTGLRLDEFYNLKCENITETGIYVISTDENRNKSKKWRKIPVSMGVNKVLKDFDLTQEYLFPRYSDKTYYNKKFRRLKVSKNKGHLSPSILSKFLIDLSWKSSSLEGSSYSLLDTKTLVEYGEKPKTSLKRDDLMILNHIDAIKHLVQIKKINSEEIKVINQFLLKDGLDEFDRGGILRGFTELEITHSTYIPATDGVLLNKILDDIVGVLNQKTPIEQSFYLFSRIPYAQFFSDGNKRSARLLCNQPLLSAGLSPISMVDINKNNYLKSLLVFYELGDDRLLQEVFLKSYIDSILRYSNLSQEQRIELAKDKENIQKQLFNCFTSKGKPVPSFFNCNNNGQQS; translated from the coding sequence TTGATTTTTGAAAAATATTTCAATATGCGCCTTAATGAAATTTCGCAAAAAGATATTGATATTGCCGTTAAAAATCTGAAAGAAAAAGGTCTAAAGTCAGCGACCATTAATAGAAAAACAACAACATTAAAAGCAATGTTTAGTAGGGCCAAGAGGGGCGGCTTTTTGGTTGCTAATGTTGAAATTGAAAAAATACCCGAATTAAAAAGTAAGCCACCAAAATATTATTCAAAAAAAGAGCTTAAAATGATTTATGAGTTTGATAAAGAAACAGAGCATTGGTGGAAATTTTTGGCAAATACAGGGTTAAGGCTAGACGAGTTCTATAACTTAAAGTGTGAGAATATTACCGAGACAGGTATTTATGTAATCTCAACTGACGAAAATAGGAACAAGTCTAAAAAATGGCGAAAAATACCGGTATCAATGGGCGTTAATAAGGTTTTAAAAGATTTTGATTTAACCCAAGAATACTTGTTTCCACGATATTCTGACAAAACGTATTACAATAAAAAATTTAGAAGATTAAAAGTTTCAAAAAATAAAGGGCATTTAAGCCCCTCTATTCTATCAAAATTTTTAATAGATTTATCGTGGAAATCTTCCTCTTTAGAGGGAAGTTCGTATTCATTACTAGACACTAAGACCTTGGTTGAATATGGAGAAAAACCAAAAACATCCCTTAAAAGAGATGATTTAATGATATTAAACCATATAGATGCTATTAAGCACTTGGTTCAAATTAAAAAAATAAACAGTGAAGAGATTAAAGTAATCAATCAATTTTTGTTAAAAGATGGATTGGACGAGTTTGACAGGGGTGGAATATTAAGGGGCTTTACTGAACTTGAGATAACTCATTCAACTTATATTCCTGCAACAGATGGCGTTTTATTAAATAAAATTTTGGATGATATCGTGGGGGTGCTAAATCAAAAAACCCCAATTGAGCAATCTTTTTATTTGTTTTCTAGAATCCCTTATGCACAGTTTTTTTCTGATGGAAATAAACGCTCTGCCCGTCTTTTGTGCAATCAGCCTTTATTGTCTGCTGGGTTGTCGCCTATTTCTATGGTTGACATTAACAAGAATAACTACTTAAAAAGTTTACTGGTCTTTTATGAGCTAGGGGATGATAGGTTATTACAAGAGGTTTTTTTAAAAAGTTATATAGACTCCATATTGAGATACAGCAACTTATCACAAGAGCAACGAATTGAACTTGCTAAAGACAAAGAAAACATCCAAAAACAATTATTTAATTGTTTTACTAGCAAAGGAAAACCTGTACCATCTTTTTTTAACTGTAACAACAATGGGCAACAAAGCTAG
- a CDS encoding helix-turn-helix transcriptional regulator — translation MMDYKTLGDEILSIRRQKKISQALIAKDLGITRITISAVENAKGNVGIKTVMQIADYLGQQLTLSQAS, via the coding sequence ATGATGGACTATAAAACTTTGGGTGATGAGATTCTAAGTATTAGAAGACAAAAAAAAATATCGCAAGCTTTGATAGCCAAAGACCTTGGCATTACGCGAATAACCATCAGCGCTGTTGAGAACGCCAAGGGCAATGTTGGTATTAAAACGGTTATGCAGATTGCTGATTATTTGGGGCAGCAGTTAACGCTATCTCAAGCTTCATAA
- a CDS encoding tyrosine-type recombinase/integrase, whose translation MTPQELLAVFKTIEKTGALETLQKVRSHTSRVFRYCAGLGIVERDPTRDLPSDIFQKPKVKHYTTITDPKEIGGLLRMLDDYQGSYQIAFSLKIAPYLFLRPNELAGLRWDEIDFNDRMIRIGVKRMKMGTAHLVPLPHQVVALLQKIKSIKSNSEFVFPSIRNKSTSISPESLRAGLRRLGLDKDEFTTHGFRHMASTRLHELGFRGGVIERQLAHAEKNKVKAAYNHAQYLVERVTMMQEWLIILIG comes from the coding sequence ATAACGCCACAAGAATTGCTAGCAGTATTTAAAACTATTGAAAAGACAGGTGCGCTTGAAACCTTGCAAAAAGTTAGAAGCCACACAAGCCGAGTTTTTCGTTATTGTGCTGGTCTTGGAATAGTGGAGCGAGACCCAACTAGAGACTTGCCTAGCGATATTTTTCAAAAACCAAAAGTTAAACACTACACAACCATTACAGACCCTAAAGAAATTGGAGGACTTTTGCGAATGCTTGATGATTATCAAGGTAGTTATCAAATTGCATTTTCTTTAAAGATAGCGCCTTATTTATTTTTACGCCCAAATGAGTTAGCTGGTCTTAGGTGGGATGAAATAGACTTTAATGACAGAATGATTAGAATAGGTGTAAAACGTATGAAAATGGGTACAGCGCACCTAGTTCCATTGCCTCACCAAGTTGTTGCTTTATTGCAAAAAATTAAGAGCATTAAATCTAATAGTGAATTTGTATTTCCAAGTATTCGTAATAAAAGCACTTCCATCTCGCCTGAAAGTTTAAGGGCTGGTCTTAGACGATTGGGACTGGATAAAGATGAGTTTACAACCCATGGATTCAGACATATGGCCTCAACTAGACTTCATGAGCTTGGGTTTAGAGGTGGTGTTATCGAACGTCAATTAGCACACGCAGAAAAAAATAAAGTAAAGGCTGCTTATAACCATGCTCAATACTTAGTCGAACGTGTGACAATGATGCAAGAGTGGCTGATTATCTTGATAGGTTAA
- a CDS encoding site-specific integrase, whose amino-acid sequence MFDGLESVYKNYPASMSRLAQKWIEVGIITGIRPNEWKNTKIRGNVSDFYYSENHDQVLRMVVQNAKYSKGKNRSNGKHRTLIMTSLSEQDIIKILDFNSLLQKHIKTKGGFEEIYYSVRKCLYYANQKTLPKSSKYITLYSARHQFVSDRKSMNEHPAYTAALLGHASIKTAQSTYGRKTSGKSRFSKVIPLDTDVKNILKNTPKSIMNEINRFSFKPTPIEQ is encoded by the coding sequence TTGTTTGATGGGCTAGAAAGTGTTTATAAAAATTATCCTGCTAGCATGTCAAGGCTTGCTCAGAAGTGGATTGAGGTTGGAATTATTACAGGCATAAGGCCAAACGAGTGGAAAAATACAAAAATTAGGGGCAATGTTTCGGATTTTTATTATTCAGAAAACCATGATCAGGTGTTAAGAATGGTGGTGCAAAATGCGAAATATTCAAAAGGAAAGAACAGGTCAAATGGAAAACATAGAACATTGATTATGACTAGCCTTAGTGAGCAAGATATTATTAAAATTCTTGATTTTAACAGTTTATTGCAAAAACACATTAAAACCAAGGGTGGTTTCGAGGAGATTTACTATTCAGTTAGAAAGTGCTTGTATTATGCAAATCAAAAAACACTTCCAAAAAGCTCAAAATACATAACGCTGTATTCAGCTAGGCACCAGTTTGTTTCTGATAGAAAGTCAATGAATGAGCATCCAGCTTACACCGCAGCTCTATTGGGCCATGCTTCAATAAAAACAGCGCAGAGCACTTACGGACGAAAAACCAGCGGCAAATCTAGATTTAGCAAGGTAATACCACTTGATACTGATGTTAAAAATATTCTCAAGAACACGCCAAAATCAATCATGAATGAAATTAATAGATTCTCCTTTAAACCGACACCGATAGAACAATGA
- a CDS encoding phosphoribosylglycinamide synthetase C domain-containing protein, with the protein MWHKTLSEDKVDFIKKASVIKYLVAKEYPQESNKATMFTMDEQAINEMGVNIFFASSVKISDGTYQTLKKSRAIAFGAVAEKIEDAGNLVNQAIEKFVHADLEYRRDIGSRENLDKLSSYDFNDREEAPSPTLHPT; encoded by the coding sequence ATGTGGCACAAAACACTTTCAGAAGATAAAGTTGATTTTATCAAAAAGGCATCTGTTATTAAGTATCTTGTAGCAAAAGAATACCCTCAAGAAAGCAATAAGGCAACAATGTTTACTATGGATGAGCAAGCCATTAATGAGATGGGGGTTAATATCTTTTTTGCCTCTTCTGTTAAAATATCTGATGGCACATACCAAACACTTAAAAAATCAAGAGCTATTGCTTTTGGCGCAGTAGCAGAAAAAATAGAAGACGCTGGAAATCTGGTGAATCAAGCTATAGAGAAATTTGTTCATGCCGATTTGGAATACAGAAGAGATATAGGCTCTAGGGAAAACTTAGACAAACTCTCAAGTTACGATTTTAACGATAGAGAAGAAGCGCCTTCTCCAACATTACACCCAACATAA
- a CDS encoding type II toxin-antitoxin system Phd/YefM family antitoxin, with translation MNQILSSYTASTTELKTSLNSILKQSEGDTVAILNHNTVSSYLVSPSVYEKLLNIADDYLLSKEVDKRLSQNVEPITVSLDEL, from the coding sequence ATGAACCAAATACTATCAAGTTACACAGCAAGTACAACTGAGTTAAAGACTTCTTTAAATAGCATTCTTAAGCAGTCAGAGGGCGATACGGTGGCTATTCTCAACCACAATACCGTTAGTAGTTACTTAGTATCACCTAGCGTTTATGAAAAACTACTTAATATTGCTGATGACTACCTCCTATCTAAAGAAGTTGATAAAAGACTATCGCAGAATGTTGAACCAATAACTGTATCGCTTGATGAATTATAA
- a CDS encoding BRO-N domain-containing protein: MSNITNMSQVFNFDNHQIRTTVDDKNKPYLVAKDVCEVLEIKNSRDAIKQVESRLKEAGLKGVVSNDTLLKTTGGKQTLITINEQGLYELIFTSRKKQAVKFRTWVTGEVLPAIRQTGTFSLPEHLSLAQLDPKQADLTRQNHD; encoded by the coding sequence GTGAGCAATATCACCAATATGTCACAGGTGTTTAATTTTGATAATCATCAGATTAGAACAACGGTTGACGATAAAAACAAGCCTTATCTTGTAGCAAAGGATGTGTGTGAGGTTTTAGAGATTAAAAATTCTAGAGATGCAATTAAACAAGTTGAAAGTCGTTTAAAAGAAGCGGGTTTAAAGGGGGTAGTTTCAAACGACACCCTTTTAAAAACCACTGGCGGCAAACAAACTCTGATAACAATCAACGAACAAGGCCTATACGAACTCATCTTTACCTCACGCAAAAAACAAGCTGTTAAGTTTAGGACATGGGTCACTGGTGAAGTTTTGCCAGCCATTCGCCAAACAGGCACCTTCTCCCTACCAGAACATCTAAGCCTTGCACAACTCGACCCAAAACAAGCCGACCTAACTCGACAAAATCATGATTGA
- a CDS encoding type II toxin-antitoxin system HicA family toxin, producing MTSKEIIKRLKKDGWLRVGGKGDHEKFKHPGKQGHVIVPHPRKDLRPGTLNSIFKQAGWK from the coding sequence ATGACGAGCAAAGAAATTATTAAAAGGCTTAAAAAGGATGGTTGGCTTAGGGTTGGCGGTAAGGGCGACCATGAAAAATTCAAACATCCAGGCAAGCAAGGTCATGTGATTGTGCCACATCCGCGTAAAGATTTACGTCCTGGCACACTAAATAGTATTTTTAAACAAGCGGGGTGGAAATAA
- a CDS encoding type II toxin-antitoxin system HicB family antitoxin → MKYLGYVESGNDKCASSVVLPDFPGCFSAVDNEQDLNSSVQEAVELHFEGEEFDLPTPLTLGEVQNLPDFDYSGVWMWFDIDTDKISTKLQRVNITMPKNILTKLDTLATSQHISRSGMVRQLVEGVQ, encoded by the coding sequence ATGAAATATCTAGGTTATGTAGAAAGTGGTAATGATAAGTGCGCTAGCAGTGTTGTATTGCCTGACTTTCCTGGGTGCTTTAGTGCAGTGGATAATGAGCAAGATCTAAACTCTAGCGTGCAAGAGGCAGTCGAGCTGCACTTTGAAGGGGAAGAGTTTGATTTACCAACACCTCTCACGCTTGGTGAAGTTCAAAATTTACCAGATTTTGATTATTCGGGTGTTTGGATGTGGTTTGATATCGACACTGACAAAATCTCAACCAAATTACAACGAGTGAATATCACCATGCCGAAAAATATCCTAACTAAATTAGACACATTAGCGACAAGTCAGCATATTTCACGTTCTGGCATGGTAAGGCAATTAGTTGAAGGTGTTCAATAG
- a CDS encoding type II toxin-antitoxin system RelE family toxin — protein sequence MNIKYNKQAKKYLDRLPKNTAKKIITAINKLPNDGDIKPLTGFNNAYRLRIGANRIIWEMDNLNIYIRKIAPQGQVYKK from the coding sequence GTGAATATTAAGTATAACAAGCAAGCAAAAAAATATTTAGACAGACTGCCAAAAAACACAGCTAAAAAAATTATTACCGCCATCAATAAGCTGCCAAATGATGGAGATATTAAGCCTTTAACTGGCTTTAATAACGCTTACAGGTTGAGAATAGGTGCAAATAGAATTATTTGGGAGATGGATAATTTAAATATTTACATTAGAAAAATCGCCCCACAAGGACAGGTTTATAAAAAATAG
- a CDS encoding helix-turn-helix domain-containing protein, producing MNTLTIENKEYAVVPMDDYQSMLLLQENFDDTLALEKAREAVLSNDDELLPSDFVEKLVLSDENKVKLWRKYRDINITQLSQQTDINIATISRIENNKREPTLKQVKILANALNVDIDDLV from the coding sequence ATGAACACTTTAACAATTGAAAACAAGGAATACGCCGTTGTTCCTATGGATGATTATCAGTCAATGCTTTTATTGCAAGAGAATTTTGATGATACTTTGGCCTTAGAAAAAGCAAGAGAAGCTGTGCTAAGTAATGATGATGAATTACTACCATCAGATTTTGTGGAAAAATTAGTCTTGAGTGACGAAAATAAAGTCAAATTATGGCGCAAATACCGAGATATTAATATCACTCAACTTTCACAACAAACTGATATCAATATCGCAACAATTTCACGTATTGAGAATAACAAAAGAGAGCCAACACTTAAACAAGTAAAAATTTTAGCGAACGCGCTTAATGTTGATATTGATGATTTGGTTTAA
- a CDS encoding helix-turn-helix domain-containing protein, giving the protein MMTHKQLKQKALSNASVKKEYDDLSLEFSLLNQMLSARKNIGLSQTEVAERMGTKQTAITRLESSLASGKLSPSLATINKYANAVDCDIDIKFIQR; this is encoded by the coding sequence ATGATGACACACAAACAACTAAAACAAAAAGCACTTTCTAATGCCAGTGTTAAAAAAGAATATGACGATCTATCTCTAGAATTTAGTTTACTTAACCAAATGCTATCAGCCAGAAAAAATATTGGACTTAGTCAAACTGAAGTCGCTGAAAGAATGGGAACAAAACAAACAGCAATTACTAGACTTGAATCCTCTCTTGCAAGTGGCAAACTATCACCATCTCTTGCAACAATCAACAAGTACGCCAATGCGGTTGATTGCGATATTGACATTAAATTTATTCAAAGGTAA
- a CDS encoding type II toxin-antitoxin system RelE/ParE family toxin, which yields MSYKISYFNDAVQNDILNLPASLSLLARYLKSTDMMLIHGSNLGHPHTKSLSNGLFELRLKGKNGIARVFYCTQTNQEIIMLHSYVKKSKKIPRNVLQIALTRLKEMKK from the coding sequence ATGAGTTATAAGATAAGTTATTTTAATGATGCGGTGCAAAATGATATTTTAAATTTACCAGCGTCTCTGTCTCTGTTAGCTAGATATTTGAAGTCTACAGATATGATGTTAATTCATGGTTCAAATTTAGGACACCCACACACCAAATCATTAAGTAACGGATTGTTTGAATTGAGATTAAAAGGCAAGAATGGGATAGCAAGAGTTTTTTATTGCACCCAAACAAATCAAGAAATTATTATGCTACATTCTTATGTAAAAAAATCTAAAAAAATACCTAGAAATGTTTTGCAAATTGCGCTAACCAGATTAAAGGAGATGAAAAAATGA
- a CDS encoding DUF2786 domain-containing protein — protein MNIDDLNNKLANTLVALKRKSEQTTNENEKEVAIRFLNSQLKKHGLDMSIFDDMLLEKKQRYELKHYGMFGIKLKIQILWFLGYKTIGTFPCCLCPIRTF, from the coding sequence ATGAATATAGATGACTTAAATAATAAATTAGCAAACACTTTGGTCGCACTAAAAAGAAAATCTGAGCAGACTACCAATGAGAACGAAAAAGAAGTTGCAATCAGATTTTTAAACAGCCAGCTAAAAAAGCATGGCCTGGACATGTCTATTTTTGACGACATGTTATTAGAAAAAAAACAACGATACGAATTAAAGCACTATGGCATGTTTGGCATAAAATTAAAAATTCAAATACTGTGGTTTTTGGGATATAAGACTATTGGAACTTTTCCCTGTTGCTTATGTCCTATAAGGACATTTTAA